The Amblyomma americanum isolate KBUSLIRL-KWMA chromosome 3, ASM5285725v1, whole genome shotgun sequence genome window below encodes:
- the gprs gene encoding LOW QUALITY PROTEIN: speckle type BTB/POZ protein (The sequence of the model RefSeq protein was modified relative to this genomic sequence to represent the inferred CDS: inserted 1 base in 1 codon; deleted 1 base in 1 codon): protein MSGMAEDLVGTEEEPDYSVFENXTGLAEDMKFLASMPELCDVTFLVGDTREPVCAVKAVLAARSRVFHKMLYGGFQGVQNRDRDSSSKKRDLNKETKLKLFLKRSSEPMLNIQFPQPQTHQTLIIEEFEPDVFRQLIEYIHTGCVTLQARTLLGLMNAADYYGLEELRKGCMGFVQCCISVDTVCALLASAERYIQYKCTKSLVQKVLEFVDNHGNEVLSLGSFALLPEHVVRLILSREELTADELTKFQAAVHWSKRYCDTMPEAELREVMGNFLECIEFYKIPAGVIMREVHPLGVVPDHIIMNALAFQADPSSVDMNKISSPNRFRRSTIFSVSPLRSMSIADPSPGKPPESDNQINAEVDKANTKTRGRSKSTFSRPYRRSKTLAES, encoded by the exons ATGAGTGGAATGGCGGAAGACCTTGTTGGCACCGAAGAGGAGCCCGACTACTCGGTCTTTGAGA AAACTGGACTGGCGGAAGACATGAAGTTTCTGGCCAGTATGCCCGAGCTTTGTGATGTAACTTTTCTCGTGGGAGACACGAGAGAGCCCGTCTGTGCCGTCAAGGCCGTGCTGGCCGCACGGAGCAG GGTATTCCACAAAATGCTGTACGGTGGCTTTCAAGGAGTACAAAATCGTGATCGTGATTCGTCATCAAAAAAGAGGGATTTGAACAAGGAGACGAAATTAAAATTGTTCTTGAAGAGAAGCAGTGAGCCTATGCTAAACATACAGTTTCCTCAG CCGCAGACACACCAGACTTTGATCATAGAAGAGTTTGAGCCTGATGTATTTAGGCAACTCATTGAATACATACATACTGGCTGTGTTACACTGCAAGCCAGAACCCTCCTGG GTTTGATGAATGCTGCTGACTATTACGGACTGGAAGAATTGAGGAAGGGCTGCATGGGATTTGTCCAGTGCTGCATTAGCGTTGACACAGTGTGTGCCCTGCTGGCATCAGCAGAGCGTTACATCCAGTACAAGTGCACTAAGTCACTTGTCCAGAAG GTGCTTGAGTTTGTTGACAACCATGGCAATGAAGTCTTGAGCCTTGGCTCTTTTGCACTCTTGCCAGAGCATGTGGTTAGGCTCATATTATCCCGTGAAGAACTAACAGCTGATGAGCTCACCAAATTTCAG gctgccgtgcactggagcaagCGCTACTGTGACACCATGCCGGAGGCGGAGCTTCGGGAAGTTATGGGCAACTTCCTGGAGTGCATCGAGTTCTACAAGATCCCCGCAGGCGTGATCATGCGGGAAGTGCACCCGCTGggcgtggtgccagaccacatcATAATGAACGCGCTGGCCTTCCAGGCCGACCCCTCCAGCGTCGACATGAACAAGATCAGCTCGCCCAATCGCTTCCGCCGGTCCACCATATTCAG CGTGTCGCCCCTCAGGTCAATGTCGATAGCCGACCCGTCCCCCGGGAAGCCGCCCGAAAGCGACAACCAGATCAACGCTGAGGTGGACAAGGCCAACACCAAGACCAGGGGCCGAAGCAAGAGCACCTTCTCC CGCCCTTACCGCCGCAGCAAGACCCTAGCCGAGAGCTAA